A single window of Nicotiana tomentosiformis chromosome 1, ASM39032v3, whole genome shotgun sequence DNA harbors:
- the LOC138907230 gene encoding uncharacterized protein has protein sequence MMYAEYIYGIWKERNSRIFEDQSRNEEQIAREVACICNIRAQGVRLKQIGQLNSQVDELLAEAEKFKENMDVLASKKEAIQAQLELAETQLRAAEENASVQIKKIKELQHRLDLATSDKAGLADELEVARSEVAIARSEVAVARSKVAEANKRADAKVVQFRINVEVNQAKAKSMVEHAKWHAQREDLEEVNAQGFDVAAEIENAKAEETRARRLAFPEEDSESSSKSEDGENFEDADFNEERAT, from the exons ATGATGTATGCAGAATACATTTATGGGATTTGGAAAGAGAGGAACAGTAGAATATTTGAAGATCAATCAAGGAATGAAGAGCAAATTGCTAGAGAAGTGGCATGCATATGCAACATTAGAGCACAAGGAGTA AGGCTCAAACAGATTGGACAGCTCAATTCACAGGTAGATGAGCTACTGGCCGAGGCGGAAAAATTCAAAGAGAATATGGACGtccttgcctcgaaaaaggaggCCATCCAAGCGCAATTAGAGTTGGCTGAGACCCAGCTTCGGGCTGCAGAAGAAAATGCCTCGGTGCAGATCAAGAAGATTAAGGAGCTTCAGCATCGATTGGATTTGGCCACTTCTGATAAGGCAGGCTTGGCcgatgaactcgaagtggccagatccgAAGTGGCCATAGCCAGATCTGAAGTGGCCGTAGCCAGATCTAAGGTGGCCGAGGCtaataaaagagctgatgctaaagtggTCCAGTTCAGGATCAATGTTGAGGTCAACCAGGCCAAGgccaagagcatggtcgaacatgctaaATGGCATGCTCAGAGGGAAGATCTCGAGGAGGTCAAcgctcagggcttcgatgttgcGGCCGAAATTGAAAATGCCAAGGCGGAGGAAACTAGAGCTCGAAGGTTGGCCTTCCCCGAGGAAGACTCCGAGAGCTCGAGCAAATCTGAGGACGGAGAAAATTTCGAGGACGCAGACTTCAATGAAGAACGAGCCACTTAG